The region GCGCATGCGCCGGCGCAGCGACGCCACGGAATAATCACGGAAATCGTGCTGATAGCGCAGCAGTATTCCCTCAAGCAATAACTTCAGTTCTATATCGAAAATATCGTCATCTAACAACATCCACCTCATCGGATACCTGACCGTTGAACACGGTACAACCTGCCAAATGCTAGCAGATCACCGGCAATTATCCCGCAGAGAAAGTGTCAGTTAGGTACGCTGGCGTACACTCGCGCGTTTTTTTCAGGCATCGACGCCCTTCATGCCCTCCTCCGTATAGCGCGCGCCGGCCGCCATGCCCAAAGGAAAGGCGGCGTTCATCGCCGCCAGTTCCGCCCCGTCCAGCCGCACGGTCAGCGCGCCGAGGTTGTCGTGCAGATACGCGATGCGCTTGGTACCGGGGATGGGAATGACGTCATCGCCTTGCGCCAGCAGCCAGGCCAGCGCCAGCTGGCCCGGCGTGCAGCCTTTTGCGCGCGCCATGTCCCGGACTTGCGCGACGATGGCCTGGTTGCGCGCCAGGTTATCGGCCGCAAAGCGGGGATTGAAGTGGCGGAAATCATCTGCGTCCAGGCTGGCCGCATCGGCAATGGCGCCCGTCAGGAAACCGCGCCCCAGCGGACTGTAGGCAAAGAAACTGGCGCCCATGTCGCGGCAGGCGGCCAGCACGCCCTGCTCCGGTTCGCGCGTCCACAGCGAGTATTCGCTCTGCACGGCGGCCACGGGGCAGATGGCCGCCGCGCGCCGCAAGGTGGCGACGCTCACTTCGCACAGGCCCACGGCGCGGATCTTGCCCTCTTGCCGCAGTTGCGCCAGCGCCCCCATCGACTCGTCCAGTGGCGTCTCGAGATTCAGGCGATGCAGATAGAACAGGTCGATGCTCTCCACGCCCAGGCGCCTCAGCGACGCTTCGCACGCCTGGCGGATGTAGGCGGGGGAATTGTCGACGCGGCGCGCATAACTGCCCGCCTCGCGCGCCAGGCCGCACTTGGTGGCGACCAGGGCCTGGCCCCGGTGGCGCGCCAGGAAGCGTCCCAGCAATTGCTCGTTGTGGCCGAAACCGTAGGCGTCGGCCGTGTCGAACAGGGTCACGCCGGCCGCCAGGGCCGCTTCCAGCGTCGCCAGGGATTGCGCCTCGTCCGTGGCGCCATAAAATTCCGACATGCCCATGCAGCCCAGGCCCAGTGCCGAGCTGGTCAAGCCGCTATTGCCGATCCGTCGTTGTTGCAGTTGCATGTTGATCTCCCTCATTGTCAATGCGGCCAGTCTGGACCGCGCCGACCGGCAAGGGAATGCCTGATTTCGTGATACCTTTATGGTATGAGAGCCCTCGATACCCACGCATTGACCCTGTTTTGCGCCGTCGCCCGCTGCCTGAACTTTCGCCAGGCGGCGGAGCAATTGCACATGACCCAGCCGCCCTTGTCGCGCGCCATCAAAGGGCTGGAAGACAAGCTGGGCGCGCGCCTGTTCGAGCGCGACACGCAGGGCGTGGCCTTGACGCAAGCGGGACGCACGCTGCTGCCGCAGGCGCTGCACATCCTCGATTTGCTGGAGACGGCGCAAGCGTCGCTGCGGCAAGACAGCGCGCCCGCGCGCCTGCGCCTGGGTCTGACGAGCTCCGTGGCGGCCGGCCTGTTCCGTCCGCTGCTGGCGGCGCTGGAGGGGCAGCTGGGCAATGTCCGTCTGGAGCTGACGGCGGCGCCTTCGCCGCGCCTGGTGGCTAGCGTGCGCAAGGGCCAGCTCGATGCGGCCCTGCTCGCGCTACCCAGCGCCACGTTCGAACTGGCCGTGCAGCCGCTGGCGCGCCAGGCCATGATGCTGGCCCTGCCCGCCGGCCACCGGCTGGCGAAGAAGCGCAAGCTCAGCCTGGCCGACATTTCGATGGAATCCGTCTACTGGTTCGAACGGGCGCGCCAGCCCGCCTTCTTCGACCATTGTCAGCAAGTGTTTCGCCGGCATGGCTTCGCGCCGCATTTCCTGCGTGAAGCGCCCGATCACCATGTGCTGCTCGGCGACGTGGCGGCCGGCAAGGGCATGGCCCTGCTGGCCGACTCCTTCCGCGCACTGCGCCTGGACGGCGTGGCCTACCGAAAATTGGTGGAGGGCGAGGAATTGGCGGCCGGCATCGGCCTGGCCTGGCAGGCCGATACGGGCCATGCGTCCCTGCCCCTGTTGCGCCAACTGGCGCAAGAACATCTGAACATCAGTTGCCGGCCTTGACGGCGATGAATTCGCCCTTGCCGACGGTGGCCAGGCACGTCGTGTAGCGGCTGTCGGCGCGGATGGCCTCAAGAAACTCCGCCATGTCCGCGTAGTGCGAACTGGCGTTGTCGACCACCAGCACGCCGCCGGCCGCCAGCGCGCGGTCCAGCTGCGGCCACCACTGCGCGTATTGCTGGCGCGCGGAATCGAGGAAGATGAAATCGTAGGCGCCGTCGGCCGCATCGCGCAGCACGTCGCCCGCGTCCGCCAGCAGCTGACCGATCACGCCTTGCAATTGCGCGCGCACAAAGTTGTCGTGCGCCATGTCGAACTTGTCCTGCGCCTTTTCCACCGTCACCACCTTGCCGCCCAGCGCCTGCACGGCGCGCGCCAGCCACAGGGTGGAATAGCCGTTCGACGTGCCGATTTCCAGCACCCGCCGGGCGCCGCGCGCGTGCACCATTACGGCCAGCAATTCGCCCGTGTCGCGCGTGATGTTGAGCATGCGGCTGGCCCGCGCCGTGTGCGCCGCATCGTTGCTGTTACCAAATGCTTCCAGTTCACTCAACAGTGTATCGATGCTTGGCATGGCGCCTCCTTGTTCAAAACACCAGCATAGCAAAAAAACTATGCCGGTGCGCGGCGCAGCGGACGTTTCAGATACTGCACCATCACCACGCCCAGCAGGGTCACGCCGCCACCGATCACATCGTAGCTGTGCAGGGTTTCGCCGAGGAACAGCATGGCGATGATCACCGTGAACACAGGCAGCAGATTCATCAAGGTCGTCGCGCGGCTCGGTCCCAGCTTGGCCAGGCCATGCATCCACAGAAACGGCGCGATGATCGAGGCGGGAATGCCGGCAAACAGCACCAGCGGCAGGCCGGCGCTGGTGACGGGCGGCGCGGACTGGCTCAGGTAATACACGAACAGCACGGGCACGGCGCACCAGACCTGGATCAGCAGCGAATGCCAGTTATTCAGGGGAATTTTCCAGCGCTTGAGCAACACGCCATAGCCCGCATACGACAGGCACGCCAGCAGCATCAGGGCGTCACCGACGGCCGCGCCATGGGCGAGCAGGGCGGCCGGGTCGCCATGGCTGAGCAAGTAGGCCAGTCCCAGCAGCGACATCAGACCGCCAAACACGCCGCCCACGGTGGGCGCCTCGCCCAGCAGCAACACGGACAGGCCGACGGCCAGCAGCGGCATCATGGACGCCAGGATGCCCATGTTCGTCGCCGTCGTCGTTTGCGCGGCGATGTAGGCGAGGCACTGGTACATGACCATGCCCAGCATGCCCAGCACAAACAGTTTGCCAAGGTAGGGCTTCACCACGGCCCGCTGCTTCCATACGGGACGGGCGAACACCAGCGCCAGCAGCACGCCAGCCAGCAGCCAGCGGTAGAACGAGATGGCGGCCGGATCGATCACGCCCACGGCCATCTTGCTGACGATGGTATTGATGGCCCAGATCAGCACGGCGATCACGGGTAACAGATAGTGTTTCACTTGCATGCGGCGTACTCCATTATTCAATACCGCCATTTTCGCATGGTCCGATTCCATGGATATAATGAATACCGGACAAACGATGCGAAGAACAGGACAAAGACACCATGGCCAGCAACCAGCATTTTCCCGCCGTTTCCGACACCCTGCCCTATCCCGTGTACTTTCGCCTCGACGATTACCACGCGCACCAGCAATTCGATTACCAGAGCCATCCGTGGGGCCAGCTCACGTATTGCTCCACGGGCGTGATGGAAATCATGGTGGCGGGCCAGCGCTACCTGTCGCCGCCCCAGTACGCCGTGTGGATACCGCCCGAGACCTTGCACGACGGCTATATCCGCCAGGATGTCGTGTTTCACTCGGCCTACATCGACGCCAGCCTGTGCGCACAACTGCCGGCCCAGCCGTGCGCGCTGGTATTGAGTCCCTTGCTCAAAGCCATACTCGGCGACTTTGCAGAAAGAAACGTCACCACGCCCGCCACCGAAGCCGACCAGCGCCTGGCGCAGGTGCTGGTCGACCAGCTGCAACTGGCGCCGTGCAGCCGCAACTACCTGCCCGGCAGCGACGAACCCGTCATCGCGGCGCTGCTGGCCGCCCTGCAGGCGGAGCCGGGCAGTAACCGCTCACTGGCGGAGTGGGCCGCGCAACTGCACGTGACCGAGCGCACCCTGG is a window of Janthinobacterium rivuli DNA encoding:
- a CDS encoding aldo/keto reductase — translated: MQLQQRRIGNSGLTSSALGLGCMGMSEFYGATDEAQSLATLEAALAAGVTLFDTADAYGFGHNEQLLGRFLARHRGQALVATKCGLAREAGSYARRVDNSPAYIRQACEASLRRLGVESIDLFYLHRLNLETPLDESMGALAQLRQEGKIRAVGLCEVSVATLRRAAAICPVAAVQSEYSLWTREPEQGVLAACRDMGASFFAYSPLGRGFLTGAIADAASLDADDFRHFNPRFAADNLARNQAIVAQVRDMARAKGCTPGQLALAWLLAQGDDVIPIPGTKRIAYLHDNLGALTVRLDGAELAAMNAAFPLGMAAGARYTEEGMKGVDA
- a CDS encoding LysR family transcriptional regulator codes for the protein MRALDTHALTLFCAVARCLNFRQAAEQLHMTQPPLSRAIKGLEDKLGARLFERDTQGVALTQAGRTLLPQALHILDLLETAQASLRQDSAPARLRLGLTSSVAAGLFRPLLAALEGQLGNVRLELTAAPSPRLVASVRKGQLDAALLALPSATFELAVQPLARQAMMLALPAGHRLAKKRKLSLADISMESVYWFERARQPAFFDHCQQVFRRHGFAPHFLREAPDHHVLLGDVAAGKGMALLADSFRALRLDGVAYRKLVEGEELAAGIGLAWQADTGHASLPLLRQLAQEHLNISCRP
- a CDS encoding AraC family transcriptional regulator, translating into MASNQHFPAVSDTLPYPVYFRLDDYHAHQQFDYQSHPWGQLTYCSTGVMEIMVAGQRYLSPPQYAVWIPPETLHDGYIRQDVVFHSAYIDASLCAQLPAQPCALVLSPLLKAILGDFAERNVTTPATEADQRLAQVLVDQLQLAPCSRNYLPGSDEPVIAALLAALQAEPGSNRSLAEWAAQLHVTERTLARRCQRELGMPFGEWRQRQRFLAALPLLEQGDTVQAIALELGYSTASAFIAMFRRQSGGTPDQFRRGLR
- a CDS encoding DMT family transporter yields the protein MQVKHYLLPVIAVLIWAINTIVSKMAVGVIDPAAISFYRWLLAGVLLALVFARPVWKQRAVVKPYLGKLFVLGMLGMVMYQCLAYIAAQTTTATNMGILASMMPLLAVGLSVLLLGEAPTVGGVFGGLMSLLGLAYLLSHGDPAALLAHGAAVGDALMLLACLSYAGYGVLLKRWKIPLNNWHSLLIQVWCAVPVLFVYYLSQSAPPVTSAGLPLVLFAGIPASIIAPFLWMHGLAKLGPSRATTLMNLLPVFTVIIAMLFLGETLHSYDVIGGGVTLLGVVMVQYLKRPLRRAPA
- a CDS encoding O-methyltransferase; translation: MPSIDTLLSELEAFGNSNDAAHTARASRMLNITRDTGELLAVMVHARGARRVLEIGTSNGYSTLWLARAVQALGGKVVTVEKAQDKFDMAHDNFVRAQLQGVIGQLLADAGDVLRDAADGAYDFIFLDSARQQYAQWWPQLDRALAAGGVLVVDNASSHYADMAEFLEAIRADSRYTTCLATVGKGEFIAVKAGN